From Corynebacterium sp. BD556, the proteins below share one genomic window:
- the nadE gene encoding ammonia-dependent NAD(+) synthetase, whose product MSTNAVALQSQIISLLGTTPTIDAQAEIDTRVSFLVDYLERTGAKGYVLGISGGQDSTLAGKLAQMAVEKRRDAGQQATFIAVRLPHGQQADEDDAQAALDFIAPDERITVDIAPATAALSAEVAKELGLTHLNDFNKGNVKARMRMIAQYAIAGERHLLVLGTDHAAENITGFFTKHGDGAADLLPLAGLNKRQGAELLKTLGANQRLWEKTPTADLEEDRPSRPDEEALGITYAHIDDYLEGKHLPDNARQRIEHLWHIGQHKRHMPPGPKDTWWR is encoded by the coding sequence ATGAGCACCAACGCAGTCGCCCTGCAGTCCCAAATCATCTCCCTCCTCGGCACCACCCCAACCATCGACGCACAGGCAGAGATCGACACCCGCGTCTCCTTCCTCGTCGATTACCTAGAACGCACCGGAGCCAAAGGCTACGTACTAGGCATCTCCGGGGGACAAGACTCGACCTTAGCCGGGAAGCTGGCGCAGATGGCCGTCGAAAAGCGACGCGACGCCGGCCAACAGGCAACCTTCATCGCAGTACGCCTGCCCCACGGCCAACAAGCCGACGAGGACGACGCCCAAGCAGCACTCGACTTCATCGCACCCGACGAACGCATCACCGTCGACATCGCCCCCGCCACCGCAGCGCTTTCCGCCGAAGTCGCCAAAGAACTCGGCCTCACACACCTCAACGACTTCAACAAAGGCAACGTTAAAGCCCGCATGCGCATGATCGCTCAATACGCCATCGCCGGCGAGCGCCACCTCCTCGTCCTCGGCACCGACCACGCCGCAGAAAACATCACCGGCTTTTTCACCAAACACGGCGACGGCGCCGCCGACCTTCTCCCCTTAGCTGGGCTAAACAAGAGGCAAGGAGCCGAACTGCTCAAAACGCTCGGCGCCAACCAACGCCTCTGGGAAAAAACACCCACCGCCGACCTCGAAGAAGACCGCCCCTCCCGACCGGACGAAGAAGCCCTCGGCATCACCTACGCACACATTGACGACTACCTCGAAGGCAAGCACCTGCCCGACAACGCCCGCCAACGCATCGAACACCTCTGGCACATCGGACAACACAAACGCCACATGCCCCCAGGGCCAAAAGACACCTGGTGGCGCTAA
- a CDS encoding fructosamine kinase family protein: MAEVFVKQGSAPGSAAAEASCLRWLREGSDAVVEVFDVDERANTLTIERVVAVRPTRKAARRAGEELAAIHAMGAAAFGAPPDGWRGPNFIGRKEQECTAVGRWAEFFTRQRVLPFAGHAAEVGNVDRAGLRVVERACEAIEAKDEDAPVARIHGDLWSGNVLFSSQGPRFIDPAAHGGHPLTDIAMLELFGAPYFESICEGYLSRGELGAHWRQRIPVHQMHPLAVHAWTHGPAYGAALVDAARRTLELLG, encoded by the coding sequence ATGGCCGAGGTTTTTGTGAAGCAGGGCAGCGCACCGGGCTCCGCAGCTGCGGAGGCGTCTTGTTTGCGGTGGTTACGCGAGGGCAGTGATGCGGTCGTGGAGGTGTTCGATGTGGATGAAAGGGCTAACACCTTAACCATTGAGCGCGTTGTTGCGGTTCGGCCGACGCGAAAGGCTGCGCGCCGGGCGGGCGAGGAGCTCGCCGCGATCCATGCGATGGGGGCTGCGGCTTTCGGTGCGCCGCCTGATGGGTGGCGGGGCCCGAACTTTATTGGCCGCAAGGAGCAGGAGTGCACTGCGGTGGGGCGGTGGGCTGAGTTTTTCACCCGTCAGCGTGTGTTGCCTTTTGCCGGACATGCTGCGGAGGTTGGCAACGTGGATCGGGCGGGGCTGCGCGTGGTCGAGAGGGCGTGTGAGGCGATTGAGGCGAAGGATGAGGACGCCCCTGTCGCCCGTATTCATGGGGATTTGTGGTCCGGCAACGTGTTGTTTTCTTCTCAAGGGCCGCGTTTTATTGATCCGGCGGCCCACGGCGGGCACCCTTTGACGGATATTGCCATGTTGGAGTTGTTCGGTGCGCCGTATTTCGAGTCGATTTGTGAGGGCTATTTGTCGCGTGGTGAGTTGGGTGCTCATTGGCGCCAGCGCATCCCGGTGCATCAGATGCACCCGTTGGCGGTGCATGCGTGGACGCATGGGCCTGCGTATGGTGCGGCGCTTGTCGACGCCGCCCGCCGCACTTTAGAGCTGTTAGGTTAG
- a CDS encoding methylated-DNA--[protein]-cysteine S-methyltransferase gives MVSVAANGEAGTAFCRCVVDSPVGELTLVFSAAGLYRVLFAAESGLGRGLAQVEARNARQQFAEYFAGERRAFTLPLDLGASSGFYRRVQEELLKIPYGRTVGYGDLARRLGSAGASRAVGTGCAQNPLPIVVPCHRVVRADGSVGNYRGGGEAKVFLLGLEAGLQRGT, from the coding sequence ATGGTTTCGGTGGCGGCGAATGGGGAAGCTGGCACGGCCTTTTGTCGTTGCGTTGTCGACTCGCCGGTGGGGGAGCTGACCCTGGTTTTTTCCGCCGCGGGTCTTTACCGTGTGCTCTTTGCTGCTGAATCTGGTCTGGGGCGAGGTCTTGCGCAGGTTGAGGCTCGAAACGCTCGGCAGCAGTTCGCGGAGTATTTTGCCGGTGAGCGTAGAGCTTTCACCCTGCCGTTGGATTTAGGTGCATCATCTGGCTTTTACCGCCGGGTTCAGGAGGAATTGTTGAAGATTCCCTACGGGCGCACTGTCGGTTACGGCGATCTGGCGCGGCGGTTGGGTTCGGCGGGGGCGTCGCGGGCGGTGGGCACTGGTTGTGCGCAAAACCCGCTGCCGATCGTCGTTCCCTGTCATCGGGTTGTGCGGGCTGATGGCTCCGTGGGTAATTATCGTGGGGGCGGTGAGGCGAAGGTGTTCCTGTTGGGTTTGGAAGCTGGACTGCAAAGGGGAACTTGA